The Methylomicrobium agile genome has a segment encoding these proteins:
- the glgB gene encoding 1,4-alpha-glucan branching protein GlgB, whose translation MRRNPVTKRSKTLQDTDALKTQLLHPATPSPSSVEAEQNKAAEKQNVSKTAAMISPEQSSASVKQIAAESSGSSKTAHITSPKIHSLAESYHPLDDEYLKIANARHHDPFSILGRHSKNGGIEVKVFMPHAESVHFSHNGKALERIPGSDFFIYQAEEDDLPAHYRLAWKDKNGYSHENFDAYDFGAQTPEFDLHLFGEGKHWHIYQKLGAHLHQVDGISGIQFAVWAPNASRLSVVGDFNRWDGRCHPMRCLGSSGVWEIFIPDLKAGSLYKFEILNRFTNEILVKSDPYGQYFEFRPNTSSIVIKEKTYQWRDHQWMMQRTAHNWLHEPMSIYEVHLGSWRRDNQGNFLSYRQLAVQLVDYVKQMGYTHIELLPVTEHPLDLSWGYQTTGYFAPTSRHGSPDDFRFFVDTCHQNDIGIILDWVPAHFPKDNFALARFDGSALYEHEDPRKGEHRDWGTLIYNYGRNEVKNFLLSSAVYWLEEFHLDGLRVDAVASMLYLDYSRERNDWIPNMYGGNENLEAIDFLRELNTVTHQQHPGTVIMAEESTAWPQVTRPTWTGGLGFSMKWNMGWMHDVLSYMSKDPIHRMHHHDQLTFGLLYAFTENFVLPFSHDEVVHGKGALVNKMPGDEWQRFANLRLLFTFMFTYPGKKLMFMGCEFGQGTEWSVSRALDWYVLDYAHHRGIQTLVRDLNRLYKTHPALFKHDFEHLGFEWVDCHDIQQSIISYRRKSDLEDLVIVLNFTPVPREHYRIGVPAEGVYTEIFNSDSHYYDGSNIGNGAVMSEPIPWMNLPHSLTLTLPPLGALILKQ comes from the coding sequence ATGAGGCGAAATCCAGTGACGAAACGCTCGAAAACCCTGCAAGATACTGACGCCCTAAAGACCCAGCTCCTCCACCCTGCTACCCCGTCGCCTTCGAGTGTCGAGGCCGAGCAAAACAAAGCCGCAGAGAAACAAAATGTTAGCAAAACCGCTGCGATGATTTCTCCCGAGCAATCCTCCGCCTCCGTTAAGCAGATTGCCGCCGAAAGCAGCGGCTCATCGAAAACGGCGCATATTACGTCTCCGAAAATCCATTCCCTCGCCGAGTCCTATCACCCGCTCGACGACGAGTATTTGAAGATTGCGAACGCCCGCCACCACGACCCGTTCTCGATTCTCGGCCGCCATTCCAAGAATGGAGGCATTGAGGTGAAGGTCTTCATGCCGCATGCCGAATCGGTCCATTTCAGCCATAACGGCAAAGCCCTCGAACGGATTCCCGGTTCCGATTTCTTCATCTATCAGGCCGAGGAAGACGATCTGCCCGCGCATTACCGCCTGGCCTGGAAAGACAAAAACGGCTACAGCCACGAAAATTTCGATGCGTACGACTTCGGCGCACAGACGCCCGAATTCGACCTGCATCTGTTCGGCGAAGGCAAACACTGGCATATCTACCAGAAACTCGGCGCCCATCTGCATCAGGTCGACGGTATCAGCGGCATACAATTCGCCGTGTGGGCGCCGAATGCCAGCCGGCTCAGCGTAGTCGGAGACTTCAACCGATGGGACGGGCGCTGCCATCCGATGCGCTGCCTCGGCAGCAGCGGCGTCTGGGAAATCTTCATTCCCGACCTGAAGGCCGGCAGTTTGTACAAGTTCGAAATCCTGAACCGCTTCACGAACGAAATTCTGGTCAAATCCGATCCTTACGGCCAGTATTTCGAATTCCGGCCGAACACGTCGTCGATCGTGATCAAGGAAAAAACCTACCAATGGAGAGATCATCAATGGATGATGCAGCGTACCGCGCATAACTGGCTGCATGAGCCGATGTCCATTTACGAGGTGCATCTGGGCTCCTGGCGGCGCGACAATCAAGGCAATTTTCTGAGCTACCGCCAGCTCGCCGTGCAGCTGGTCGATTACGTCAAACAGATGGGCTATACGCACATCGAGCTGTTGCCGGTCACCGAACACCCGCTGGATCTGTCCTGGGGTTATCAGACCACCGGCTATTTCGCGCCGACCAGCCGGCACGGATCGCCGGACGATTTCCGCTTTTTCGTGGATACCTGCCACCAAAACGACATCGGTATCATCCTGGACTGGGTACCCGCGCACTTCCCGAAAGACAATTTCGCGCTGGCCCGCTTCGACGGCAGCGCACTGTACGAGCATGAAGACCCGCGCAAAGGCGAGCACCGCGACTGGGGCACGCTGATTTACAACTACGGGCGCAACGAAGTCAAAAACTTCCTGCTGTCGAGCGCGGTGTACTGGCTGGAAGAATTCCACCTCGACGGCCTGCGGGTCGACGCGGTGGCCTCCATGCTCTATCTGGACTACTCCCGGGAGCGTAACGACTGGATCCCGAACATGTACGGCGGCAACGAAAATCTCGAAGCGATCGATTTTCTGCGCGAACTGAATACGGTTACTCATCAGCAGCATCCCGGCACCGTGATCATGGCGGAAGAATCCACTGCCTGGCCACAGGTGACCCGCCCGACCTGGACCGGTGGCCTCGGCTTTTCGATGAAATGGAACATGGGCTGGATGCATGACGTACTTTCCTACATGAGCAAGGATCCGATCCACCGGATGCACCACCACGACCAGCTCACCTTCGGCCTGCTTTACGCGTTCACCGAAAATTTCGTGCTGCCGTTCTCTCATGACGAAGTCGTGCACGGCAAAGGCGCGTTGGTCAATAAAATGCCCGGCGACGAGTGGCAGCGCTTCGCCAACCTGCGTCTGCTGTTCACCTTCATGTTCACCTATCCGGGCAAGAAGCTGATGTTCATGGGCTGCGAATTCGGCCAGGGCACCGAATGGAGCGTCAGCCGCGCGCTGGACTGGTACGTGCTCGATTATGCCCACCACCGCGGCATTCAAACGCTGGTCAGGGACCTCAATCGCCTGTATAAAACGCATCCGGCGCTGTTCAAGCACGACTTCGAACACCTGGGCTTCGAATGGGTCGACTGCCACGACATCCAGCAATCGATCATCAGCTATCGCCGCAAGAGCGATCTGGAAGATCTGGTCATCGTGCTGAATTTCACTCCGGTACCGCGCGAGCATTACCGGATCGGCGTCCCGGCCGAAGGCGTCTATACCGAAATTTTCAACTCCGACTCGCACTATTACGACGGCAGCAATATCGGCAATGGCGCGGTGATGTCGGAACCGATTCCGTGGATGAATCTGCCGCACTCGCTGACTTTAACCTTACCCCCGTTAGGCGCACTGATTCTGAAGCAATAA